A part of Streptomyces sp. NBC_00557 genomic DNA contains:
- a CDS encoding DUF4190 domain-containing protein, with the protein MSIPPPSGSHRPQGPYQPPRPYPQGPFAPPPYGEGPGGPPQGGRPGGPWGVPPYQPWAQGYTPFNRPAPVNGLAIASLVLGVLCCLPGVGLALGLVALRQIRRRGERGTGLAVGGAVLSGIGLLLWVLFFASGGASEFWQGFKEGARDRSSISLVKGECFNAPGGALSGETDGVGTVPCARAHDGEVFASFRLTGSGYPGEEKVAGMADERCWSLRDGYAMDSWAVPGDVDVYYLTPTGKSWAAGDREVTCAFGSTEEGGRLTGSLRNDETVLDADQVAYLKAAHVLNAALETAPSTEDAGDDLPGHKRWAGRVSAALGEQARMLRAHDWPARARRQVADLAAGLDTARAQWAKAARAEDADVFRDRYDTALRLIEPGRGVAVRKALGLATVPPRGDDGADTSAQV; encoded by the coding sequence GTGTCCATACCGCCGCCTTCCGGCTCCCACCGGCCACAAGGGCCGTATCAGCCACCCCGGCCGTACCCGCAGGGGCCGTTCGCCCCGCCGCCGTACGGCGAAGGACCGGGCGGACCGCCGCAGGGCGGGCGGCCGGGCGGGCCGTGGGGGGTGCCGCCGTACCAGCCGTGGGCGCAGGGCTACACCCCCTTCAACCGGCCGGCGCCCGTCAACGGGCTCGCGATCGCCTCCCTGGTGCTCGGCGTGCTGTGCTGCCTGCCGGGGGTGGGGCTGGCGCTCGGGCTGGTTGCGCTGCGGCAGATCCGCCGGCGCGGCGAGCGCGGCACCGGGCTTGCCGTCGGCGGCGCGGTGCTGTCCGGGATCGGACTGCTGCTGTGGGTGCTGTTCTTCGCCAGCGGCGGCGCGTCGGAGTTCTGGCAGGGGTTCAAGGAGGGCGCACGCGACCGCTCGAGCATCTCGCTGGTCAAGGGCGAGTGCTTCAACGCGCCCGGAGGTGCGCTCAGCGGCGAGACCGACGGCGTCGGCACGGTGCCCTGCGCCCGCGCGCACGACGGCGAGGTGTTCGCGTCCTTCCGGCTCACCGGCAGCGGTTACCCCGGCGAGGAGAAGGTCGCCGGCATGGCCGACGAGCGCTGCTGGAGCCTGCGGGACGGCTACGCGATGGACAGCTGGGCGGTGCCCGGCGACGTCGACGTGTACTACCTGACCCCGACCGGGAAGAGCTGGGCCGCCGGGGACCGCGAGGTCACCTGCGCGTTCGGCAGCACCGAGGAGGGCGGCCGGCTGACCGGCTCGCTGCGCAACGACGAGACGGTCCTCGACGCCGACCAGGTGGCCTACCTGAAGGCGGCGCACGTCCTCAACGCCGCGCTGGAGACCGCCCCCAGCACCGAGGACGCGGGCGACGACCTGCCCGGCCACAAGCGGTGGGCGGGCCGGGTCTCGGCGGCCCTCGGCGAACAGGCCCGGATGCTGCGGGCGCACGACTGGCCGGCCCGTGCCCGGCGGCAGGTCGCCGACCTGGCCGCCGGTCTCGACACGGCGCGGGCCCAGTGGGCGAAGGCGGCGCGGGCCGAGGACGCGGACGTCTTCCGCGACCGGTACGACACGGCCCTCCGCCTGATCGAGCCGGGCCGCGGGGTCGCCGTGCGCAAGGCCCTGGGCCTGGCCACGGTCCCGCCGCGGGGTGACGACGGCGCCGACACGAGCGCCCAGGTGTGA
- a CDS encoding serpin family protein, with the protein MRVDTLTGDRVGETVVRAVNGLTRRWATAAPGGTVFSAAGVWPLLAFLADGAADPARAELAEAVGVPAGQAAGAARQLLAALASVPGLDAALGLWTHQGLDLREEWRAGLPAGTHGVFGDDPVTAQQRLNVWAAERTGGLVERMPVTPTRDTRMVLAGALALRTTWRQPFTELPFRPDSGPWQGRALHGLHRRGPRPDRVGVAGTPDGFVTALTVPGDNGVDVHLVLGEERMTPGQVLAAGAGIVERALPVTGGGSLPYGHVGPGLYVEREPAVAPQPLTLDVRTVAFEVRADHDLLALAGLFGLSAAMDAGRGHFPGITGRPLAVDQARQSAVAQFGALGFRAAAVTAAAEVYGSAPPQYRCETTVVRAVFDRPFGFLAVDRESRLVLVAGWVTDPAPEPVTSFPGAVPPGL; encoded by the coding sequence ATGAGGGTGGACACCCTGACCGGGGACCGGGTGGGCGAGACGGTCGTCCGGGCGGTGAACGGGCTCACGAGGCGATGGGCGACGGCCGCGCCGGGCGGCACCGTCTTCTCGGCGGCCGGAGTCTGGCCCCTGCTGGCCTTCCTGGCCGACGGGGCGGCGGACCCGGCGCGGGCGGAGCTGGCCGAGGCCGTGGGGGTGCCCGCCGGTCAGGCGGCCGGTGCCGCACGGCAGTTGCTGGCGGCCCTCGCGTCGGTGCCCGGTCTGGACGCGGCGCTCGGACTGTGGACGCACCAGGGGCTCGACCTGCGCGAGGAGTGGCGGGCCGGGCTGCCGGCCGGGACGCACGGCGTGTTCGGCGACGACCCCGTCACCGCGCAGCAGCGGCTAAACGTCTGGGCGGCCGAGCGGACCGGCGGGCTGGTCGAGCGCATGCCGGTGACGCCGACCCGGGACACGCGGATGGTGCTGGCCGGCGCCCTCGCGCTGCGCACCACGTGGCGGCAGCCGTTCACCGAGCTGCCGTTCAGGCCGGACAGCGGTCCCTGGCAGGGCCGTGCGCTGCACGGGCTGCACCGGCGCGGCCCGCGCCCCGACCGGGTGGGCGTGGCGGGGACGCCGGACGGATTCGTCACGGCCCTGACGGTGCCCGGCGACAACGGCGTCGACGTCCATCTGGTGCTCGGAGAGGAACGCATGACGCCCGGTCAGGTGCTCGCGGCCGGCGCGGGGATCGTGGAGCGCGCGCTGCCGGTCACCGGGGGCGGCTCGCTGCCGTACGGGCACGTGGGGCCGGGCCTGTACGTCGAACGGGAACCGGCGGTCGCGCCGCAGCCGCTGACGCTGGACGTGCGGACGGTGGCGTTCGAGGTGCGCGCCGACCACGATCTGCTGGCCCTGGCAGGGCTGTTCGGCCTGTCGGCGGCCATGGACGCCGGCCGCGGCCACTTCCCCGGCATCACCGGCCGGCCGCTCGCCGTGGACCAGGCCCGCCAGTCGGCGGTGGCGCAGTTCGGCGCGCTGGGTTTCCGGGCGGCGGCGGTGACGGCGGCCGCGGAGGTGTACGGCAGCGCCCCGCCGCAGTACCGCTGCGAGACCACCGTCGTGCGCGCCGTCTTCGACCGCCCCTTCGGCTTCCTCGCCGTGGACCGCGAGTCGCGGCTGGTGCTGGTGGCGGGCTGGGTGACGGATCCGGCGCCGGAGCCCGTCACGAGCTTCCCGGGCGCTGTTCCTCCAGGACTCTGA